Proteins encoded together in one Candidatus Paceibacterota bacterium window:
- a CDS encoding class F sortase: protein MQIVNINKKVFPLVIINSAVVFLATFLIMKNLAEKSRPETILPLISLESESEQTVKVQPIVMRIEKIGLDAPIVPVGKAASGSMAVPKGYDEIGWYKHGVSPGEVGNAVFAGHVDNGKGNPAIFSRLKDLTIGNTIEVENEDGQKILFKVTGMKLIPYNSEPQIEIFGPAKEARLNLITCDGTWIPRLKTYSDRLVVFTERVEQVESID, encoded by the coding sequence ATGCAAATCGTTAATATAAATAAAAAAGTATTTCCCCTGGTCATTATAAATTCTGCTGTGGTTTTTCTCGCCACTTTTCTCATCATGAAAAATTTGGCAGAAAAAAGTAGACCAGAAACTATTTTACCCCTCATTTCTCTTGAAAGTGAAAGTGAACAAACAGTCAAGGTTCAGCCGATCGTAATGAGGATAGAAAAGATAGGTCTCGACGCTCCTATTGTTCCGGTAGGTAAGGCAGCTTCAGGGAGCATGGCTGTACCTAAAGGTTACGACGAAATTGGGTGGTATAAACATGGCGTTTCTCCGGGGGAAGTAGGTAATGCTGTCTTTGCTGGACATGTCGACAATGGGAAGGGTAATCCCGCCATCTTCTCTCGACTGAAAGATCTTACGATAGGGAATACGATAGAGGTAGAAAATGAGGATGGGCAAAAGATTCTCTTCAAAGTTACTGGTATGAAGCTAATTCCTTACAACAGCGAACCACAAATAGAAATATTTGGTCCAGCGAAAGAAGCTCGCCTCAACCTCATTACTTGCGATGGTACCTGGATCCCTAGACTCAAAACTTATTCTGATCGTCTTGTGGTATTTACTGAAAGAGTAGAGCAAGTAGAGTCGATTGATTAA
- a CDS encoding CAP domain-containing protein, producing the protein MRVFKDVKRAMKKREVLLLKIFSAVLVLFIGGISLSTSFRGNVVESLSSIYGSVLVSLTNRDRTLLNISELKVSPILEKAAQMKADDMAKKGYFSHNTPDGKTPWYWIDLVDYKYVVAGENLAVNFNESENVQNAWMNSPTHRANIVNSKFTEIGIASSTGIYKGREAVFVVQLFATPAK; encoded by the coding sequence ATGAGGGTGTTCAAAGACGTCAAAAGAGCTATGAAAAAAAGAGAAGTACTATTACTCAAAATATTTTCAGCTGTACTTGTCCTGTTTATCGGGGGTATCTCATTATCCACTTCTTTTAGGGGCAATGTTGTCGAATCTCTCTCCTCTATCTATGGAAGTGTTTTAGTAAGCCTTACCAATCGCGATCGCACCCTTCTCAATATTTCGGAATTAAAAGTGAGCCCGATTCTCGAAAAAGCAGCTCAAATGAAAGCCGACGATATGGCGAAGAAGGGCTACTTTTCTCATAACACTCCCGATGGTAAGACTCCTTGGTATTGGATCGACCTTGTAGACTACAAGTATGTCGTAGCGGGGGAGAATTTGGCGGTGAATTTTAATGAATCTGAAAATGTCCAAAATGCTTGGATGAATTCGCCTACTCATCGGGCCAATATAGTAAACAGCAAATTTACCGAAATCGGTATCGCTTCCTCGACCGGTATTTATAAAGGAAGGGAAGCGGTGTTCGTAGTCCAATTGTTTGCTACTCCTGCAAAATAA
- the murD gene encoding UDP-N-acetylmuramoyl-L-alanine--D-glutamate ligase gives MDLKNKKVLMMGLGILGGGVATARFLVGKGAELTVTDLKSEDYLKTSLDLLKDISSQIKFVLGEHREEDFLNNEIIVINPDVPADNKFVKLARENGKQIENELTLFYKFSPCQTVVGITGTRGKTTTTNWINHILNSAGRKARVLGNDPKKPLLSEINECDAETIAVIEQPSFLLEIMDISAVSPHVAVVTNIFQDHLSRHKTMKGYALAKANIFKKQKAGDFLILDPEDEWTQFFLNLSPKAKVVYPSVDALSGFDGASFAKEYGRHSLKNFLLSAHACLVLGVSVEDIIKSAETLPQIKWRQEIVFENERLQIYNDTAACSPEATMVALERFSGKDRKLILISGGTDRELDFREWGVMVKKYLEPENIILLSGTATEKMKKELGSKVEEHDILEECFKSALEKAKGNNAIILFSPSSKSFEKFNKLVEEAF, from the coding sequence ATGGATTTGAAAAATAAAAAAGTTTTAATGATGGGGTTGGGGATTTTGGGGGGTGGAGTGGCTACCGCTCGTTTTTTGGTAGGTAAAGGAGCGGAGCTTACCGTGACTGATTTGAAATCGGAAGATTATTTGAAAACCTCACTCGATTTGCTGAAAGATATTTCTTCTCAAATTAAATTTGTCCTAGGGGAACACAGGGAAGAGGATTTTTTGAATAATGAAATCATTGTTATCAATCCCGACGTGCCAGCTGATAATAAATTTGTAAAGCTAGCTAGAGAAAACGGAAAACAAATAGAAAATGAACTGACTCTTTTCTACAAATTCTCCCCATGCCAAACTGTAGTCGGTATCACTGGCACTAGAGGCAAGACCACCACTACTAATTGGATAAATCACATTTTAAATTCTGCAGGTCGAAAGGCTCGGGTGCTCGGTAACGACCCGAAAAAACCACTTCTATCTGAAATTAATGAATGTGATGCTGAAACCATTGCTGTCATAGAACAACCATCTTTTCTTCTTGAAATTATGGATATTTCCGCTGTTTCCCCTCATGTCGCTGTCGTTACTAATATATTTCAAGACCATTTAAGTCGGCATAAAACTATGAAGGGCTATGCTTTGGCTAAAGCAAACATTTTTAAAAAACAGAAAGCTGGTGATTTCCTGATCCTGGATCCTGAAGATGAGTGGACTCAATTTTTCTTAAATCTCTCACCTAAAGCAAAAGTCGTTTACCCATCAGTCGATGCTTTATCGGGTTTTGACGGCGCTAGTTTCGCCAAAGAATACGGAAGGCATAGCCTGAAAAATTTCTTACTCTCTGCTCACGCTTGTTTGGTCTTAGGTGTCAGTGTAGAAGATATTATAAAATCAGCTGAAACCTTGCCTCAAATAAAGTGGAGGCAGGAAATTGTGTTTGAAAATGAGAGGCTCCAAATATATAACGATACTGCGGCATGTTCCCCTGAGGCCACTATGGTAGCCCTGGAAAGATTTAGTGGGAAAGATAGAAAACTGATACTGATATCTGGGGGAACGGATAGAGAACTTGATTTTAGAGAATGGGGGGTGATGGTAAAAAAATATTTGGAACCGGAAAATATTATTTTGCTTTCTGGGACTGCGACGGAGAAAATGAAGAAAGAATTGGGCTCTAAAGTAGAAGAGCATGATATTTTGGAAGAGTGTTTCAAAAGTGCTTTGGAGAAAGCAAAGGGAAATAATGCGATTATACTTTTTTCCCCTTCTTCTAAAAGCTTTGAAAAATTTAATAAACTAGTTGAGGAGGCGTTCTGA
- a CDS encoding aminotransferase class IV: MTEYCYLNGSILPLSEAKVSVLDIGMLRGYGVYDGITALGENIFRFKEHWERFVNGAHALSLNIPITEERCEKVIKELLGKHGFSRSIIRLVLTGGSTIAGIEYDFSSPTFYILIEKWEPLPKEIYEKGAKLLTYDFQRDWPEVKTINYIRGVNLQNWRKEEGALEILFIHDGEVLECATSNIFIVKDGKIITPGERVLHGITRKVAIELMKDKYEIEERIVELSELKTADEVFLTSSFKDIVPITKIDDFAVAHASQSQGHPGTIGPITQELMTEFAKVLNS, translated from the coding sequence ATGACTGAGTACTGCTATTTAAATGGAAGTATCCTACCGCTTTCAGAAGCCAAAGTCTCAGTCCTCGATATCGGAATGCTTCGTGGCTATGGCGTATACGATGGGATTACTGCTTTAGGTGAAAATATTTTTAGATTCAAAGAGCATTGGGAAAGGTTTGTAAATGGTGCTCATGCCTTGAGTCTCAATATTCCTATTACCGAAGAGCGATGCGAAAAAGTAATCAAAGAACTTTTGGGGAAACACGGGTTTTCTCGATCGATAATAAGATTGGTTCTTACTGGAGGTTCTACTATAGCTGGGATTGAATACGATTTTAGTAGCCCCACCTTTTATATTTTGATAGAAAAATGGGAGCCTCTGCCCAAAGAAATTTATGAAAAAGGGGCTAAGCTTTTAACTTATGATTTTCAAAGAGATTGGCCTGAAGTCAAAACTATAAATTATATTCGAGGGGTGAACCTGCAAAATTGGAGAAAAGAAGAGGGGGCTCTTGAAATACTTTTTATCCACGATGGGGAAGTGCTTGAGTGTGCTACTAGTAATATTTTTATAGTGAAAGATGGAAAAATTATTACTCCGGGGGAAAGGGTGCTGCATGGCATCACAAGAAAGGTGGCTATTGAACTTATGAAAGATAAATATGAAATAGAAGAGAGGATAGTAGAACTAAGTGAACTCAAAACAGCTGATGAAGTATTTCTCACTTCTTCTTTTAAAGACATCGTGCCAATAACTAAAATTGACGATTTTGCTGTGGCCCATGCGTCCCAGTCCCAGGGGCATCCTGGGACCATTGGACCCATTACTCAAGAGCTCATGACAGAGTTTGCAAAAGTTCTTAATTCCTGA
- the rpmG gene encoding 50S ribosomal protein L33: MSQDQLIALVNKKTGEVYFTRKNKKKVERKLELKKYDKTLRKRVVFAEAKLPLKKIKK; this comes from the coding sequence ATGTCGCAGGATCAGCTTATAGCATTAGTAAATAAGAAAACCGGAGAGGTTTATTTTACTCGTAAAAACAAAAAGAAAGTCGAGCGAAAACTCGAACTTAAGAAATATGACAAAACTCTTCGTAAAAGGGTAGTCTTTGCTGAAGCCAAACTTCCATTAAAAAAGATAAAGAAATAA
- a CDS encoding type II toxin-antitoxin system mRNA interferase toxin, RelE/StbE family, whose amino-acid sequence MQVVYTRKFVSMYKELPALIKRKAEKQEALFRVDMFPPSLNTEKLSPKHANMWSFRVDMAYRVIFHLSKNIVVFLYIGHHKDIYRFKF is encoded by the coding sequence ATGCAGGTGGTCTATACCAGGAAGTTTGTCTCAATGTATAAAGAACTTCCTGCCTTAATAAAAAGAAAAGCTGAAAAACAAGAAGCTCTGTTCAGGGTGGATATGTTCCCCCCATCTCTAAATACAGAAAAACTTTCTCCCAAGCATGCGAATATGTGGAGTTTTCGAGTGGATATGGCTTACCGTGTCATTTTTCATTTAAGTAAAAATATTGTAGTATTCCTCTATATCGGTCATCACAAAGACATCTACCGATTCAAATTCTAA
- a CDS encoding type II toxin-antitoxin system HicB family antitoxin has translation MKTIIQFTIQKGDKFYTAHANDFPIFTQAETLDELVKNIQEATDLHFSDENLSENGLGSTPSLLVNFEIPQYV, from the coding sequence ATGAAAACTATCATTCAATTTACAATTCAAAAAGGTGATAAATTCTATACCGCTCACGCGAACGACTTTCCTATTTTCACTCAAGCCGAGACTCTTGATGAGCTTGTCAAAAATATCCAAGAAGCGACAGATTTACATTTCTCTGACGAGAATCTTTCCGAGAATGGTTTAGGCTCCACTCCTTCTTTATTGGTTAATTTCGAAATTCCTCAGTATGTCTAG
- a CDS encoding type II toxin-antitoxin system HicA family toxin, whose product MRVLGGKDLLKIFSSFGFKEIDQRGSHLKMRRIVDGDKQTLTVPIHKEIDKGLLKQIFVQASQYISEEELKPFFYS is encoded by the coding sequence ATGAGGGTCCTCGGTGGTAAGGACTTACTTAAGATATTTTCTAGTTTTGGTTTTAAAGAAATAGATCAGCGCGGTAGTCATTTAAAAATGAGGCGTATTGTAGATGGAGATAAACAAACTTTGACTGTACCCATACATAAAGAAATTGATAAAGGCTTACTCAAACAGATATTTGTCCAAGCCTCCCAATATATTTCTGAGGAAGAATTGAAGCCGTTCTTTTATAGTTAG
- a CDS encoding ABC transporter ATP-binding protein translates to MQKENYSTFALIRNLLTFVKPYRGKFFLASILRVLGEVVGLYPVYAVAGITTFFTAHILGESLLPFWYIMGIFTLTSLIYFVAMYYANFLGYPIAEKTAIDTKLKAIKHIFSIDIDWHEKENTGNKVKRIERGSDAVNKLLRMWLASFIDIGVNFFAVIFIIAHFDQLIAFFTLLFLIIYLSISVFYTRSATKVKRAENLKSEEMSGLIFESVNNIRSVKVMSMMHPLMSRLANLGNELYELIRRRIFWFQFGGGIKNLVSQIFRIAMIAYIGWGIMQGQYELGFLILFYGYFSSIQGAISKLADASQEFAIAKQDIAGMMNVLEVKPVTDVEKGKIPMPQDWQTIHLKDVSFAYGDKKVLDGVSFTISRGEKIGIMGLSGAGKSTLFKLLLKERENYGGEILIDDLPLRSISKSDYFTHAAVVLQDTEVFNFSLRNNVTISNFKKSTDEKLFEKALSVAHVSEFARALPQGADTLIGEKGVKLSGGEKQRVGLARAIFKDPELLLLDEATSHLDVESEAKIQDSLHKFFQSVTAIVIAHRLTTIKEMDKILVMEGGKIIEQGNFSELYKKKGRFYELWEKQKLLD, encoded by the coding sequence ATGCAGAAAGAAAATTATTCCACTTTTGCTCTGATTCGCAACTTGCTCACATTCGTCAAACCTTATCGAGGTAAATTTTTCCTGGCTTCGATTCTTCGTGTTCTAGGTGAAGTCGTCGGACTTTATCCAGTCTATGCTGTGGCTGGGATTACGACATTTTTTACTGCGCACATATTAGGCGAATCACTTCTGCCTTTCTGGTACATCATGGGTATTTTCACTCTCACATCTTTAATTTATTTTGTGGCTATGTATTATGCTAACTTTTTAGGATATCCGATTGCTGAAAAAACGGCCATAGATACAAAACTCAAGGCGATAAAACACATTTTTTCTATTGATATAGATTGGCACGAAAAGGAAAATACAGGCAACAAAGTAAAGAGGATAGAACGTGGTAGTGATGCTGTGAATAAACTTTTACGTATGTGGCTCGCATCCTTTATAGATATAGGGGTGAACTTTTTTGCTGTTATTTTTATTATTGCCCACTTTGATCAATTGATTGCATTTTTCACTCTACTTTTTCTTATAATCTATCTATCAATTTCCGTTTTTTACACTCGTAGTGCTACGAAGGTCAAAAGAGCGGAGAATCTCAAGAGTGAAGAAATGTCCGGCCTCATTTTTGAGTCAGTAAATAATATCCGGAGTGTCAAAGTGATGTCGATGATGCACCCACTAATGTCCAGGCTTGCAAACTTAGGTAACGAGCTTTACGAACTCATCCGAAGACGTATATTTTGGTTTCAGTTTGGTGGTGGAATAAAAAATTTAGTAAGCCAAATATTTCGTATTGCCATGATCGCCTACATTGGCTGGGGTATCATGCAAGGTCAGTATGAATTAGGATTCCTCATTCTTTTCTATGGGTATTTTTCAAGTATCCAAGGAGCCATAAGTAAACTCGCGGATGCCTCTCAAGAGTTTGCTATCGCTAAACAAGATATTGCGGGAATGATGAATGTGCTCGAGGTAAAACCGGTTACTGATGTAGAGAAGGGGAAAATACCTATGCCTCAGGATTGGCAAACTATACACTTAAAGGACGTTTCTTTTGCATACGGTGATAAAAAAGTTCTTGATGGAGTAAGCTTCACAATATCGCGAGGTGAGAAGATAGGCATCATGGGTCTTTCTGGAGCTGGCAAGTCGACACTTTTTAAACTCCTGCTCAAAGAGCGTGAAAATTATGGTGGCGAAATATTGATCGATGACCTACCTCTTCGTTCAATCAGTAAATCCGACTATTTTACTCATGCTGCGGTTGTGTTACAAGATACAGAAGTATTTAATTTTTCATTGCGTAACAATGTGACGATATCCAACTTTAAGAAGAGTACGGATGAAAAACTTTTTGAGAAGGCGCTAAGTGTGGCGCACGTTTCGGAATTTGCTCGGGCTCTTCCTCAAGGAGCGGACACATTAATCGGGGAAAAAGGGGTGAAGCTTTCTGGCGGCGAGAAACAGAGAGTGGGCCTCGCTCGTGCAATATTTAAGGACCCAGAATTGCTTCTCCTCGACGAGGCAACATCCCATCTTGATGTTGAGTCGGAAGCAAAAATTCAAGATTCTCTTCATAAATTTTTTCAATCGGTCACAGCAATTGTGATCGCACACCGTCTTACTACGATAAAAGAAATGGACAAAATTCTTGTAATGGAAGGTGGCAAAATTATTGAACAAGGAAATTTCTCAGAGCTCTATAAGAAAAAAGGACGCTTCTATGAATTGTGGGAAAAACAGAAACTTTTAGATTAA